From Coccinella septempunctata chromosome 4, icCocSept1.1, whole genome shotgun sequence, a single genomic window includes:
- the LOC123312183 gene encoding EF-hand domain-containing family member C2-like: MNLRCPELPLLPGWTFNPNIGRTKFNMDQKFDFIGPPRDGNRALKEKVKPNMFGPLTDKYPSVYARGEVLDLPPWLVFDKQVLRFDGYFKETLQEVRGSPFQIRKVIIYFYLEDGTIQVVEPKVENSGVFQGCFISRQRIRFPPPMDENFYDIIDLNIGKEVEFYGRCFKLIDCDKFTRTFLNRCGICVPDPISLPTDPYLSMRQKEKEAIMSKKPKRTKDTRGQFLEYDKKVLRFFGYWDDQETEHGYLHKLEIHYFLSDDTIEIKEKVAENSGRDSGFMFLRRGKLPKACKALAGPGDTAPYTLLNVLGVGVQGGRYILDPLDRGLEEDYYKENDLAISSIINCYGRKIVLTDWDPFTRSYYSLKYGLDHLPPGEMPRDKSEQVKSEGLRQRQLPPWNGYGSFEDSAQNCITVEPKAPLKDFKKFLKYDRVGLDSHILRFSAKMLSKNPDNCRRKFIISYYLADDTIGVYEVCDGGRTNFFARAPVVLPGQATFTSLPPLKYTPQHMFVGATVVINSFVFVLCDADEYCLRYMEINSHEYPKANLKLIMDKVREKLKPFYKDFVAEMMPNEAPVLPYEALRNKLCKVMGDDFTEHEMITIARAFSADCTKERFDRQKIRAITLTELKRFLWDDLERLREYFLTRDPERSGKLSRQECYTVLRACRLPLDKAHIEKVLDVIKRDERCLYYYDDILQFLDRKVCPMADTVPINIKFNFWWASEREPEAGRLIDWCAFNKYLDLEQTFKEMPGHEDTLKVLERIEANEAHNVGKETNVVSSHPTA; this comes from the exons atgaatttgagGTGCCCAGAATTACCCCTACTGCCAGGATGGACCTTCAATCCGAAC ATTGGGAGAACAAAATTCAACATGGATCAAAAGTTCGATTTCATAGGGCCCCCGAGAGACGGAAATAGAGCCTTGAAAGAAAAGGTGAAACCCAATATGTTTGGTCCTTTGACAGATAAATATCCATCGGTATACGCAAGGGGTGAAGTTTTGGACCTACCCCCGTGGCTGGTTTTTGACAAGCAG GTACTCCGTTTTGATGGATACTTCAAAGAAACACTCCAAGAAGTACGAGGATCACCATTTCAAATTCGTAAGGTCATCATATACTTCTACTTGGAGGATGGAACAATACAAGTTGTGGAGCCTAAAGTAGAAAATAGTGGAGTGTTCCAAG GCTGTTTCATAAGCAGGCAGAGAATAAGATTTCCTCCACCAATGGATGAAAACTTCTATGATATTATTGATCTCAATATTGGAAAAGAAGTAGAATTTTATGGCAGATGTTTCAAACTGATAGATTGTGATAAATTCACGAGAACTTTTCTGAACAGATGTGGAATCTGTGTACCTGATCCTATTTCCCTTCCTACTGATCCTTATTTGAGTATGAGACAAAAAGAAAAAGAGGCGATCATGTCGAAGAAACCCAAGAGAACCAAGGATACAAGGGGCCAATTTTTAGAATATGATAAAAAG GTTCTGAGATTTTTCGGATACTGGGATGATCAAGAGACCGAGCATGGTTACCTACACAAATTAGAAATACATTATTTTCTCTCGGATGATACAATTGAGATCAAGGAAAAGGTGGCAGAAAACTCCGGAAGAGATTCTGGATTCATGTTTTTGAGGCGCGGAAAACTGCCAAAAGCTTGTAAAGCTTTGGCTGGACCTGGTGATACAGCGCCATACACCTTACTGAATGTTTTAG GGGTGGGTGTACAGGGTGGCAGATACATATTAGATCCCCTAGATAGAGGATTAGAAGAAGACTATTACAAGGAAAATGACCTCGCAATAAGCAGTATTATAaattgctatggaagaaaaataGTCTTGACAGATTGGGATCCGTTCACGAGGTCATATTATAGCCTGAAATATGGCTTAGATCATCTTCCTCCAGGCGAGATGCCGAGGGATAAATCTGAGCAAGTTAAATCTGAGGGACTCAGGCAGAGACAGCTTCCTCCTTGGAATGGATACGGTTCGTTCGAAGATTCCGCACAAAATTGCATAACGGTTGAGCCAAAGGCGCCTTTGAAGGACTTCAAGAAGTTCTTGAAATATGACAG GGTGGGATTAGATAGTCACATCCTTCGGTTTTCTGCCAAAATGCTTTCTAAAAATCCGGATAACTGCAGGAGAAAGTTTATCATCAGTTACTACTTGGCTGACGATACTATTGGCGTTTACGAAGTTTGCGACGGAG GAAGAACCAACTTTTTCGCTAGAGCTCCTGTTGTACTACCCGGTCAAGCAACATTCACCAGTCTACCACCTTTGAAATACACCCCGCAACATATGTTTGTTGGAGCTACCGTCGTTATTAATTCTTTCGTATTTGTGCTTTGTGACGCCGATGAATATTGCCTGAGATATATGGAAATAAACAGTCACGAG TACCCCAAAGCAAATCTTAAACTGATCATGGATAAAGTGCGAGAAAAACTGAAGCCTTTCTATAAGGACTTTGTCGCAGAAATGATGCCAAATGAGGCACCTGTGCTTCCTTATGAAGCTTTACG AAACAAACTGTGCAAGGTGATGGGGGATGATTTTACCGAACACGAAATGATAACAATTGCCAGAGCTTTTTCAGCTGACTGTACTAAGGAGAGGTTCGATCGACAAAAAATAAG AGCAATTACGTTGACGGAACTGAAGAGGTTCCTCTGGGATGATCTGGAAAGACTCAGGGAGTATTTCCTGACGAGAGATCCTGAGAGGAGTGGAAAATTGAGCAGACAAGAGTGCTACACTGTCTTGAGGGCCTGTCGTCTACCCTTGGACAAGGCTCATATTGAAAAAGTACTGGACGT CATAAAAAGAGATGAGAGATGCCTCTACTATTACGACGACATATTGCAATTTCTCGATCGCAAAGTTTGTCCAATGGCTGACACGGTTCCTATAAATATAAAG ttcaatttctGGTGGGCATCCGAAAGAGAACCAGAAGCAGGCCGATTGATTGATTGGTGTGCCTTCAACAAATATTTAGATTTGGAGCAAACATTCAAAGAAATGCCTGGACATGAGGATACCTTGAAGGTCCTGGAAAGAATTGAAGCTAACGAGGCTCATAACGTTGGGAAGGAAACTAACGTGGTGTCATCGCATCCGACCGCttaa
- the LOC123312184 gene encoding cAMP-regulated phosphoprotein 19: MSEENVQQTESQEQEESPALSPKEAEKKEEEKLRAKYPSAPGGPGGRLVGGHSAFLQKRLAKGQKYFDSGDYQMAKQKRDKLPIKAPLPFAGTGEAIPTPDTIPVRKTSIMQSTKYNSNTS, encoded by the coding sequence ATGAGCGAAGAGAACGTACAACAAACTGAGTCCCAAGAACAGGAAGAATCCCCGGCGTTGAGCCCCAAAGAggctgaaaaaaaagaagaggAGAAATTGAGGGCAAAATACCCTAGTGCGCCTGGTGGACCTGGTGGTAGACTGGTAGGTGGTCATTCTGCCTTTTTACAGAAAAGATTAGCCAAGGGCCAGAAGTATTTTGATTCTGGAGATTATCAGATGGCtaaacaaaaaagagacaaatTGCCCATCAAGGCACCATTACCCTTTGCCGGAACGGGTGAGGCTATACCAACCCCTGATACGATACCAGTACGAAAAACGTCCATAATGcagtcgacaaaatataattctAATACCAGTTAG